Proteins encoded by one window of Candidatus Eisenbacteria bacterium:
- a CDS encoding sigma-70 family RNA polymerase sigma factor codes for MLPTPSGECPIASMDPQLIAAARQGDPDAFRALYDTLVFPVTRVVRALVRDRDVADDVVQETFVSVFRGLGDFRSDSEIGTWVTRIALNRARDALRRRKRAPRSLDALEAEDGRPLDERADLAASERPASDPWLARLLRAQIDRLPPEFRDCFLLREAGGHSYEEIAEIMEIPVGTVRSRLLRARERLRAALGPALREERE; via the coding sequence GTGCTGCCCACCCCATCCGGAGAGTGTCCGATCGCCTCGATGGACCCGCAGTTGATCGCCGCCGCCCGGCAGGGCGATCCGGATGCCTTCCGGGCCCTGTACGACACGCTGGTGTTTCCCGTGACCCGCGTGGTGCGCGCCCTGGTGCGCGACCGCGACGTCGCGGACGACGTGGTGCAGGAGACCTTCGTCTCCGTCTTCCGGGGCCTGGGAGACTTTCGCAGCGATTCGGAAATCGGGACCTGGGTGACGCGCATCGCGCTCAACCGCGCGCGCGACGCGCTGCGGCGGCGCAAGCGGGCGCCGCGCTCGCTGGACGCGCTGGAGGCGGAGGACGGCCGGCCGCTCGACGAGCGCGCCGACTTGGCCGCCTCGGAGAGACCCGCGAGCGATCCCTGGCTGGCGCGACTGCTGCGCGCCCAGATCGACCGCCTGCCGCCGGAGTTCCGCGATTGCTTCCTGCTGCGGGAGGCGGGCGGGCACTCGTACGAGGAGATCGCAGAAATCATGGAAATCCCGGTCGGTACAGTTCGGTCCAGGCTGCTGCGGGCCCGCGAGCGCCTGCGCGCCGCGCTGGGCCCGGCGCTCCGGGAGGAGCGGGAGTGA
- a CDS encoding zf-HC2 domain-containing protein, with protein sequence MSMRPVACDLEQLQDHFDGRLDAAASAAVMAHVQACPECDEALSAWGAMRRAVAELPVADTAHVLAWPGIARRVDRRHDTAAGWLRAGCVAAGLAIVLALWQLLSVPPAGRLSAAGAWDELALQSSDARQQWMLSNLPLPEDQFGGAPPKEARP encoded by the coding sequence GTGAGCATGCGACCCGTGGCGTGTGACCTGGAGCAGCTCCAGGACCACTTCGACGGACGGCTCGATGCGGCCGCCTCGGCGGCGGTGATGGCGCACGTCCAGGCCTGCCCGGAATGTGACGAAGCGCTGTCGGCGTGGGGCGCGATGCGGCGCGCGGTGGCGGAGCTCCCGGTCGCGGACACCGCCCACGTCCTCGCGTGGCCCGGGATCGCCCGCCGCGTGGACCGGCGGCACGACACGGCGGCGGGCTGGCTCCGCGCGGGCTGCGTCGCGGCCGGGCTCGCGATCGTGCTCGCGCTGTGGCAGCTGTTGAGCGTCCCGCCCGCGGGCCGGCTGTCCGCCGCGGGCGCATGGGACGAGCTCGCCCTGCAGTCCTCCGACGCGCGGCAGCAATGGATGCTGTCGAACCTGCCGCTGCCCGAGGACCAGTTTGGCGGCGCGCCGCCCAAGGAGGCCCGCCCATGA